A genomic region of Chlorobaculum parvum NCIB 8327 contains the following coding sequences:
- a CDS encoding arylamine N-acetyltransferase family protein, whose amino-acid sequence MNAANFDLSSYLSRIGFNGNPVGDFETLKRLMRCQLFSVPFENLDVQAGQVPSLVPEEICDKIVKRRRGGYCYEVNAIFAMALEALGIPYRFVAARPMTYAVRRPKTHMAIIASIDGAEWLCDLGFGSYGIREPINLEWLDRQIVQECDTFRLTMVSERDYRLQSMSDGEWKALYEFNLCPQELVDFEPANWLNATHPDSIFVQAPIVVLQHASGKTVLSGERFRAVSEEGQVEERRVGENEIEELLRARFGLDWHP is encoded by the coding sequence ATGAACGCAGCCAATTTCGATCTTTCGTCCTATCTGTCACGCATTGGCTTCAACGGCAATCCGGTTGGGGATTTCGAGACGCTGAAGCGTTTGATGCGCTGCCAGCTCTTTTCGGTGCCGTTCGAAAATCTCGATGTGCAGGCCGGGCAGGTGCCGTCGCTTGTGCCTGAAGAGATTTGCGACAAGATCGTCAAACGGCGGCGCGGCGGGTACTGCTACGAAGTGAACGCTATCTTCGCAATGGCGCTGGAGGCTCTCGGCATTCCGTACCGCTTCGTGGCGGCGCGGCCCATGACCTACGCCGTCCGCCGCCCCAAAACCCACATGGCGATCATCGCCTCCATCGACGGCGCGGAGTGGCTCTGCGACCTCGGTTTTGGCAGTTACGGCATCCGCGAGCCGATCAACCTCGAATGGCTCGACCGGCAGATCGTCCAGGAGTGCGACACCTTCAGGCTCACGATGGTTTCGGAGCGCGACTACCGGTTGCAGTCGATGAGTGATGGCGAGTGGAAAGCGCTTTACGAGTTCAACCTCTGTCCGCAAGAGCTTGTGGATTTCGAGCCGGCCAACTGGCTCAACGCGACCCATCCCGACTCGATTTTCGTGCAGGCGCCGATCGTGGTGTTGCAGCACGCATCGGGCAAAACGGTGCTCAGCGGCGAGCGTTTCCGGGCGGTCTCCGAAGAAGGCCAGGTGGAGGAGAGGCGTGTTGGCGAGAATGAGATTGAGGAATTGCTGCGGGCGCGCTTTGGGCTTGATTGGCATCCTTGA
- a CDS encoding rhodanese-like domain-containing protein — MKKIVSLVVTLLLVSTSLLHAASFDASQLPEKKRTISGKYLSAKGAYEMVTKAPAKVLFVDIRTPEENEYVGIADQVNLNIPYMLNDFSTWDSKKNRYQMSPNSAFTMKIADALAARGLKKTDPIILICRSGDRSAAAADLLTKAGYTNVYSVYEGFEGDKSKEGFRTVNGWKNAGLPWGYKLDQARAYLVF, encoded by the coding sequence ATGAAAAAAATCGTCTCCCTGGTCGTCACCCTCCTGCTGGTTTCGACAAGCCTGCTGCACGCCGCATCCTTCGATGCAAGCCAACTCCCGGAAAAGAAACGCACCATTTCCGGCAAGTACCTGTCCGCCAAAGGTGCTTATGAAATGGTAACCAAAGCTCCTGCAAAGGTGCTCTTCGTCGATATCAGGACGCCAGAAGAGAACGAATATGTGGGAATTGCCGACCAGGTCAATCTGAACATTCCTTACATGCTGAACGATTTCTCGACCTGGGACAGCAAGAAAAACCGTTACCAGATGAGCCCCAACTCAGCTTTCACCATGAAGATCGCTGATGCGCTCGCTGCCCGTGGCCTGAAAAAAACCGATCCAATCATCCTGATTTGCCGTTCCGGTGACCGCAGCGCTGCTGCTGCCGACCTCCTCACCAAAGCGGGTTACACCAACGTCTATTCGGTGTATGAAGGCTTTGAAGGAGACAAGAGCAAGGAAGGTTTCCGCACGGTCAATGGCTGGAAGAACGCCGGTTTGCCTTGGGGCTACAAGCTCGATCAGGCACGCGCCTACCTTGTTTTTTAA
- the menD gene encoding 2-succinyl-5-enolpyruvyl-6-hydroxy-3-cyclohexene-1-carboxylic-acid synthase — MNHKQITTLWCRVIVEELIRQGAGFFCISPGSRSTPLTLAVAANPNARFRMFPDERSAGFYALGYARAAGKPAVLVCTSGTAVANYFPAVVEASADAQPMLVLSADRPFELLDAGANQTIRQQDIFGSYTRWNLELPEPGTGTPLASLLSTVGQAVKRSLGSPAGPVHLNLPFREPLEPESHDLAHPWVEPLRNWLASEQPWCRFEQPRTAPDANALTALQQILANAERPLFVAGSMDKADDAEAVASLADSLGILLFADLTSGLRLTNKCTPWQLAFQNETFATSFKPDVVIHFGGALIGKQPAMTLRKEPPFHYVVVRNHPGRFNPDHNVTLSIEASPAAVVSALSECRKPAEMGGFAALFSEVAHTIDTAACAPDEPVNEISAPRIVSSLTDGKHALFVANSMPARDMDLYAAPVSEKPLRVELNRGVSGIDGIISTAAGFSAGLDKPTTLLIGDISFLHDLNALSLLDNPTNPLIVIVLNNNGGGIFSFLPIASQTDRLDECFATPQNFSIESAARTFDLDYASPASNREFTELYADALKRNKSLVIEIRSNRQANLLLHRTLKAKLDPIFEKAGIFGN, encoded by the coding sequence ATGAACCACAAACAGATCACAACCCTCTGGTGCAGGGTGATCGTTGAAGAGTTGATCCGGCAGGGCGCCGGATTTTTCTGTATCTCCCCCGGCTCCCGATCGACGCCGCTGACCCTGGCCGTGGCAGCCAATCCGAACGCGCGATTCAGGATGTTCCCCGACGAGCGCTCAGCGGGCTTTTACGCGCTCGGTTACGCCAGGGCGGCCGGCAAACCTGCCGTACTCGTCTGCACCTCCGGCACCGCCGTGGCAAACTACTTCCCGGCTGTCGTCGAAGCATCGGCAGACGCACAACCGATGCTCGTGCTCTCGGCTGACCGCCCCTTCGAGCTGCTCGATGCCGGAGCAAACCAGACCATCCGCCAGCAGGATATCTTCGGCAGCTACACTCGCTGGAACCTCGAACTTCCCGAACCCGGCACTGGCACACCGCTCGCCTCGCTGCTTTCAACGGTCGGGCAAGCGGTCAAGCGCAGCCTTGGATCTCCGGCGGGGCCGGTGCACCTGAACCTGCCATTCCGCGAACCGCTCGAACCGGAATCACACGATCTGGCTCACCCCTGGGTTGAGCCGCTTCGCAACTGGCTGGCCTCCGAGCAACCCTGGTGCCGCTTTGAACAGCCCCGAACCGCGCCGGACGCCAATGCGTTGACAGCGCTCCAACAAATCCTTGCCAATGCCGAGCGTCCGCTTTTTGTCGCTGGCAGCATGGATAAAGCTGATGATGCCGAGGCCGTAGCTTCGCTGGCCGACTCGCTCGGCATTCTGCTCTTTGCCGATCTCACCTCCGGCTTGCGGCTTACGAACAAGTGCACACCATGGCAATTGGCGTTCCAAAATGAAACTTTCGCGACCAGCTTCAAACCCGACGTGGTGATCCATTTCGGCGGAGCACTGATCGGCAAACAGCCAGCAATGACGCTGCGGAAGGAACCGCCATTTCATTACGTCGTGGTCAGGAACCATCCCGGCCGTTTCAACCCCGACCACAACGTCACCCTGAGCATTGAAGCGTCGCCCGCTGCCGTCGTCTCGGCGCTTTCCGAATGCCGCAAGCCTGCGGAGATGGGCGGATTTGCTGCTCTCTTTTCGGAAGTTGCTCACACGATTGACACAGCGGCGTGCGCGCCTGATGAGCCGGTCAACGAAATCTCCGCGCCACGCATCGTTTCGTCGCTTACTGACGGCAAACACGCCCTTTTCGTAGCCAACAGCATGCCCGCGCGCGACATGGATCTGTACGCCGCGCCTGTCTCGGAAAAGCCCCTGCGCGTGGAGCTGAACCGGGGTGTCAGTGGCATCGACGGTATCATTTCGACAGCGGCGGGATTCTCTGCCGGGCTTGACAAACCGACCACGCTGCTCATCGGCGACATCTCGTTCCTGCACGACCTGAACGCGCTCTCGCTGCTCGACAATCCCACAAACCCGCTGATCGTCATCGTGCTGAACAACAACGGAGGCGGCATCTTCTCATTCCTGCCCATTGCGTCGCAAACCGACCGGCTCGACGAGTGCTTCGCCACCCCGCAGAATTTCAGCATCGAATCCGCAGCCCGCACCTTCGACCTCGACTACGCCAGCCCTGCAAGCAACCGCGAGTTCACAGAACTCTACGCTGACGCGCTCAAACGCAACAAAAGCCTCGTCATCGAAATCAGAAGCAACCGTCAGGCAAACCTGCTCCTCCACCGCACCCTCAAAGCGAAACTCGACCCGATTTTCGAGAAAGCCGGCATCTTCGGTAATTGA
- a CDS encoding isochorismate synthase, whose product MLQKALQLLEESVKAAIAQPQPPHNDNGRPVLESFTTSIDGSVDGPAWLAERQQFPKLFWMNREKSEWIAGIGEADRIEITETGPNERSFTLLEEALKLKNPHARYVGGFCFNNRQQQDHIWHGFSSALFILPLISLEHRDGKTSMTCSVWLKPEDDRKQALEQLLQTLASLRSEQAVKTPAIPGRTRTAYSPDRAQWIERCETILRKFDEGGLDKVILARQTELSFSGKVPAIRFLLDYPYPENAAYRFYFEPIEGHAFVSFTPERLYRRDGDLLQTEALAGTVTKEKVKADDHTASKLLLASEKDVREHRFVKDTIYRELQPVCSEIDMQEEVGVLQLNRLAHLYARCRARLRPEFRNDSTVLRQLHPTPAVGGVPREEAMELILSVEPFCRGWYAAPVGWLSRDAAEFAVGIRSALIFEDKVYLYSGAGLVRGSDPESEWEEVDQKIGDILAITRQGR is encoded by the coding sequence ATGTTGCAAAAGGCACTTCAACTCCTCGAAGAATCGGTGAAAGCCGCCATTGCGCAGCCCCAACCGCCGCATAACGACAACGGCAGGCCCGTGCTGGAAAGCTTCACCACCAGCATTGACGGCTCGGTCGACGGCCCGGCCTGGCTTGCGGAAAGGCAGCAGTTTCCAAAGCTTTTCTGGATGAACCGCGAGAAAAGCGAGTGGATCGCAGGCATCGGAGAAGCCGACCGCATCGAAATCACCGAAACCGGCCCGAACGAACGAAGTTTCACCCTGCTTGAAGAAGCCCTGAAGCTGAAAAATCCGCACGCCCGATATGTAGGCGGATTCTGCTTCAACAACCGCCAGCAACAGGATCACATCTGGCACGGCTTCAGCTCGGCGCTGTTCATTCTGCCACTCATCAGCCTGGAGCACCGTGACGGCAAAACCTCGATGACCTGCTCGGTCTGGCTCAAGCCTGAGGACGACCGCAAGCAGGCCCTCGAACAGCTCTTGCAGACCCTGGCTTCGCTCAGGAGCGAACAGGCTGTAAAGACGCCCGCGATTCCTGGAAGAACCCGAACCGCCTACAGCCCCGACCGGGCACAGTGGATCGAGCGTTGCGAAACGATTCTAAGGAAATTCGACGAAGGCGGACTCGACAAGGTGATCCTCGCCCGGCAGACCGAGTTGAGTTTTTCCGGCAAGGTTCCGGCCATCCGCTTCCTGCTCGACTACCCATATCCTGAGAACGCCGCCTATCGCTTCTATTTCGAACCGATCGAGGGTCACGCCTTCGTGAGCTTCACGCCCGAACGGCTCTACCGCCGCGATGGCGACCTGCTCCAGACCGAAGCACTTGCTGGCACGGTCACCAAGGAGAAGGTGAAAGCCGACGACCACACCGCCTCGAAACTGCTGCTCGCCTCAGAAAAGGATGTCCGGGAGCACCGCTTCGTGAAGGACACCATCTACCGCGAACTGCAACCGGTGTGCAGCGAGATCGACATGCAGGAGGAGGTCGGTGTGCTCCAGCTCAACCGCCTGGCCCACCTCTACGCGCGGTGCCGCGCCCGGCTGCGCCCAGAGTTCCGCAACGACAGCACGGTACTCCGCCAGCTCCACCCGACTCCGGCCGTCGGTGGAGTGCCGCGCGAAGAGGCGATGGAGCTGATCCTGTCGGTCGAACCGTTCTGCCGTGGCTGGTACGCCGCACCGGTGGGCTGGCTCAGCCGCGACGCCGCCGAGTTCGCCGTCGGCATCCGTTCGGCACTGATTTTCGAAGACAAGGTCTATCTCTATTCGGGAGCCGGACTCGTGCGAGGCTCCGATCCCGAGTCGGAGTGGGAGGAGGTCGATCAGAAGATCGGCGATATTCTGGCCATAACCCGGCAGGGACGATGA
- a CDS encoding tetratricopeptide repeat protein: MIQILQPYRRIARPLLILCCLSGLLGCQNKEARIQELQQVVWKNPENARAYLNLGREYARQQRFDEAIESYQRAIKIEPGLDEAYSGLGAAYFNKEEYAAALPWMQKRVGIAPDDSLRHFDLGNVYYQLKRYDEALDSYQKAIDNSYSFQEAYYTMGMCYLQQGKIDEARKILTWLQDKNNYLAASLERHLQNDVPEKAGK; encoded by the coding sequence ATGATACAGATTTTGCAACCATACCGCCGGATTGCCCGTCCGTTGCTTATCCTCTGCTGCCTTTCCGGACTTCTGGGCTGCCAGAACAAGGAGGCGCGCATTCAGGAGCTGCAACAGGTGGTCTGGAAAAATCCCGAAAATGCACGAGCCTATCTGAACCTCGGCAGAGAATACGCTCGCCAGCAGCGGTTCGATGAAGCTATCGAGTCATACCAACGAGCCATCAAAATCGAACCGGGTCTCGACGAAGCCTATTCGGGGCTCGGCGCAGCCTATTTCAATAAAGAAGAGTATGCCGCGGCCCTTCCATGGATGCAGAAACGGGTCGGCATCGCGCCCGACGACTCGCTCCGTCATTTCGATCTCGGCAACGTCTATTACCAGCTCAAACGCTACGACGAAGCCCTCGACTCTTATCAGAAAGCCATCGACAACAGCTATTCGTTCCAGGAGGCTTACTACACGATGGGGATGTGTTACCTTCAACAGGGCAAAATTGACGAAGCCAGAAAAATCCTTACATGGCTTCAGGACAAAAACAATTATCTTGCCGCATCCCTGGAACGGCACCTGCAGAACGATGTGCCTGAAAAGGCCGGAAAATGA
- a CDS encoding heavy-metal-associated domain-containing protein — MKKEIHVSGMRCSSCEMLVSEALEALEGVQKAQASHQRGVVEVEYDPSKTDDEAMKRAIEGEGFTVTD, encoded by the coding sequence ATGAAAAAGGAAATACATGTGAGCGGGATGCGCTGTTCAAGTTGTGAAATGCTGGTCTCCGAGGCCCTTGAAGCGCTCGAAGGGGTTCAGAAAGCGCAGGCTTCCCATCAGCGCGGGGTGGTCGAGGTCGAATACGACCCTTCGAAAACCGATGATGAGGCCATGAAACGGGCGATCGAGGGGGAGGGCTTCACGGTCACTGATTGA
- a CDS encoding citrate synthase encodes MADPNHRNSLTITDNRTGKSYELPIENGTVRTMDLRQIKASEDDFGLLGYDPAFLNTCSCKSQITFIDGEKGILRYRGYPIEQLAEKSSFLETAYLLIKGELPDKERLAVWTYNIRHHTMTHANLTKFMDGFRYDAHPMGILVGTVGALSTFYPDAKQVSEEESRKLQVRRLIGKIPTLAAMSFRHSLGFPYVLPDNDLSYAGNFLSMMFRMTEQKYEPNPVLEKALDVLFILHADHEQNCSTNAVRSVSSSMVDPYSAIAAGCAALYGPLHGGANEAVIRMLEGIGSVDNIPAFIKSVKSGEGRLMGFGHRVYKNYDPRARIIKKIAFEVFEETGRNPLLDIAIELERIALEDDYFVGRKLYPNVDFYSGLIYQAMGFPTDMFPVLFAIGRTPGWLAQWIEHVKDPEQRIARPRQIFLGAPSRDYVPLDERPSRGDDEEKFGICRL; translated from the coding sequence ATGGCCGATCCCAATCACCGCAATTCACTGACGATTACCGACAATCGTACCGGCAAATCGTATGAGCTTCCCATCGAGAACGGCACCGTCCGAACCATGGATCTTCGACAGATCAAGGCGTCGGAGGACGATTTCGGGCTTCTCGGTTATGATCCGGCGTTCCTGAACACCTGCTCCTGCAAAAGCCAGATCACCTTCATCGATGGCGAAAAGGGCATTCTCCGCTACCGGGGCTATCCGATCGAGCAGCTTGCCGAGAAGAGCTCGTTCCTCGAAACCGCTTACCTGCTCATTAAGGGTGAACTGCCTGACAAGGAGCGCCTTGCGGTCTGGACTTACAACATCCGTCACCACACCATGACCCATGCCAACCTGACCAAGTTCATGGATGGGTTCCGCTACGACGCGCATCCGATGGGCATTCTCGTAGGTACAGTGGGGGCGCTCTCGACCTTCTATCCCGACGCCAAACAGGTTAGTGAGGAGGAGTCCCGTAAGCTTCAGGTGCGGCGGCTGATCGGCAAGATCCCGACCCTTGCGGCCATGAGCTTCCGGCACAGCCTCGGTTTTCCTTACGTGCTGCCGGACAACGATCTGAGCTACGCGGGCAATTTTCTGTCGATGATGTTCCGGATGACGGAGCAGAAGTACGAACCGAATCCAGTGCTTGAAAAAGCACTCGACGTGCTCTTCATCCTGCACGCCGACCACGAGCAGAACTGCTCGACCAACGCCGTGCGCTCGGTCAGCAGCTCGATGGTCGATCCCTACTCAGCTATCGCGGCAGGTTGTGCAGCGCTCTATGGCCCGCTGCATGGCGGGGCCAACGAGGCGGTCATTCGCATGCTCGAAGGGATTGGCTCGGTCGATAATATCCCCGCCTTCATCAAATCGGTCAAGAGCGGCGAGGGGCGGCTCATGGGATTCGGCCATCGCGTCTATAAAAATTACGACCCGCGGGCGCGAATCATCAAGAAGATCGCCTTCGAGGTGTTCGAGGAGACCGGACGGAACCCGCTGCTCGACATCGCCATCGAGCTGGAACGGATCGCGCTGGAGGACGACTATTTCGTCGGGCGCAAACTCTATCCGAACGTCGATTTCTACTCCGGCCTGATCTACCAGGCGATGGGCTTTCCAACCGACATGTTCCCGGTGCTCTTCGCTATCGGGCGCACGCCGGGCTGGCTCGCGCAGTGGATCGAGCATGTCAAGGATCCGGAGCAGAGAATTGCCCGTCCGCGCCAGATTTTCCTCGGCGCACCCTCCCGCGATTACGTGCCGCTTGACGAGCGTCCGAGCAGGGGCGATGACGAAGAGAAGTTTGGCATCTGCAGGCTCTGA
- the gatC gene encoding Asp-tRNA(Asn)/Glu-tRNA(Gln) amidotransferase subunit GatC — MSVTTKDVAYIAELARLKFTDAEQERMTDELNMILHYVDKLNEVDTEGVEPLNTIHDQINVLRADVEHTPLSNEEALKNAPDRQDRFFKVPKVIG, encoded by the coding sequence ATGTCTGTCACTACAAAAGATGTTGCCTATATCGCGGAACTTGCCCGCCTGAAATTCACCGATGCCGAGCAGGAACGGATGACCGATGAGCTGAACATGATTTTGCACTATGTCGACAAGCTCAACGAGGTCGATACCGAGGGGGTCGAGCCGCTCAACACGATTCACGACCAGATCAACGTGCTTCGTGCCGATGTGGAGCATACGCCGCTCTCCAACGAGGAGGCGCTGAAAAATGCTCCCGACCGCCAGGATCGCTTTTTCAAGGTGCCGAAGGTGATCGGCTGA
- a CDS encoding DUF167 domain-containing protein: protein MPFISQKGDDACLSVRVQPRSSKTGIAGRYGDQVKICLKSAPVDNAANKECCQLLAKTLGVPRSNVSVMNGQTSRSKVLKVEGMTPSELRKALAPVLGDESEAGA from the coding sequence ATGCCTTTCATCAGCCAGAAGGGCGATGATGCCTGCCTCTCGGTGAGGGTGCAGCCCCGTTCTTCGAAAACAGGCATTGCCGGCCGGTACGGAGATCAGGTCAAAATCTGCCTGAAGTCCGCTCCGGTGGACAATGCCGCCAACAAGGAGTGTTGCCAGTTGCTGGCCAAAACGCTCGGCGTGCCACGCTCAAACGTGTCGGTCATGAACGGCCAGACCTCGCGCAGCAAGGTGCTGAAGGTGGAGGGCATGACGCCCTCCGAGCTTCGCAAAGCGCTCGCTCCCGTGCTCGGCGATGAATCGGAGGCGGGCGCATGA
- the dtd gene encoding D-aminoacyl-tRNA deacylase, translating to MRCVVQRVREASVTIGGERFSSIGAGLLVLAGISREDTEADLAWMSRKLPNLRIFEDDEGRMNRSVKEIGGELLVVSQFTLYADASRGNRPGFTESAPSEVAQPLFDRFVELLRRESGLPVETGSFGADMQVSLINDGPVTIILESPKK from the coding sequence ATGAGGTGTGTTGTGCAGCGGGTGCGCGAGGCGAGCGTTACCATCGGCGGTGAACGTTTCAGCTCTATCGGCGCGGGGCTGCTCGTGCTGGCCGGAATCTCGCGCGAGGATACGGAAGCCGATCTCGCCTGGATGAGCCGCAAGCTCCCCAACCTGCGCATTTTCGAGGACGATGAAGGCAGAATGAACCGCTCGGTCAAAGAGATCGGCGGCGAACTCCTCGTCGTCTCGCAATTTACGCTCTACGCTGACGCTAGCCGCGGCAACCGTCCCGGCTTCACCGAATCCGCGCCCTCCGAAGTCGCCCAGCCGCTTTTCGACCGCTTCGTCGAACTGCTCCGCCGCGAGTCCGGTCTGCCGGTTGAAACCGGAAGCTTCGGTGCGGACATGCAGGTCTCGCTCATCAACGACGGGCCGGTCACCATTATTCTCGAATCACCGAAAAAGTAA
- the kdsB gene encoding 3-deoxy-manno-octulosonate cytidylyltransferase — MNVVIVIPARLSSNRLKEKMLADLEGAPLIVRTWQQAMKSRLANRVVVATDSERIFAVLRDAGAEVVMTSPDLTCGTDRIAEAAEQVGGDVFVNLQGDEPLIDPATIDLAIAPFFEDGPMPDCTTLVFPLKPDERHIIDDPHVVKAVLDAKGNALYFSRCPIPYRRETLPDTRYYRHIGLYAFRADVLKAFVALPPSMLERTESLEQLRLLENGYRIRCIETTTDTPGVNTEEELEEVRRLFRERFGS, encoded by the coding sequence ATGAACGTCGTCATCGTCATCCCCGCGCGTCTCTCATCCAACCGCCTGAAAGAAAAAATGCTGGCCGATCTGGAAGGCGCTCCGCTGATCGTGCGCACCTGGCAGCAGGCGATGAAGTCGCGCCTTGCCAACCGTGTGGTGGTGGCGACCGACAGCGAGCGCATTTTCGCGGTGCTGCGTGACGCCGGGGCCGAGGTGGTGATGACCTCGCCCGACCTCACCTGTGGCACCGACCGCATCGCCGAGGCCGCCGAGCAGGTCGGTGGCGACGTCTTCGTCAATCTCCAGGGCGACGAGCCGCTCATCGACCCGGCGACCATCGACCTCGCCATCGCGCCTTTCTTTGAAGATGGTCCGATGCCAGACTGCACCACGCTGGTCTTCCCGCTGAAGCCGGATGAGCGGCACATCATCGACGACCCACACGTCGTCAAGGCTGTGCTCGACGCCAAAGGCAATGCGCTCTACTTCTCCCGCTGCCCGATACCCTATCGCCGCGAAACCCTGCCCGACACCCGCTATTATCGTCACATCGGCCTCTACGCTTTCCGTGCCGACGTGCTCAAAGCGTTCGTCGCACTTCCCCCCTCGATGCTCGAACGCACCGAATCCCTCGAACAGCTTCGCCTGCTCGAAAACGGCTACCGCATCCGCTGCATCGAAACGACAACGGATACGCCGGGCGTCAATACCGAGGAGGAGCTGGAAGAGGTAAGGAGGTTGTTCAGGGAAAGGTTTGGTTCGTAA
- the xseA gene encoding exodeoxyribonuclease VII large subunit: MTETAQSVGELTRTIKSELESLFPFVRVKGELSNCKLHSSGHVYLTLKDSEAQLPAVMWKSVRTRFPMELRDGLEVIAEGRLEVYPPAGRYQLICTALFETGEGAQRLALERLIAKLAQAGYFDPERKKPIPRIPRRIGMITSSTGAVIRDMSDVFARRFPAAELLLYPVQVQGERAVESIVRALRYFNDPPIPEHRPDVLIVARGGGSAEDLQAFNDEAVAEAIYQSKIPVISAVGHETDLSVADMVADLRAGTPSIAAERAVPDRDELLRHIDGLMQRQSILMEGKISGAQLQLDSITSSYAFNRPAQMLGQVEERLALTEKEMKRAMAEKVRDREQQLRAATDRLEMLDIQRVLKRGFALVSQDDRYVTSAKALEEGAKIGITFHDGRREAKVTNQTFP, encoded by the coding sequence ATGACCGAAACCGCACAGAGCGTCGGCGAACTGACCCGCACCATCAAAAGCGAGCTGGAGAGCCTGTTCCCGTTCGTCAGGGTGAAGGGCGAGCTGTCGAACTGCAAGCTGCACAGCTCTGGGCATGTCTATCTGACGCTGAAGGATAGCGAGGCGCAGTTGCCCGCCGTGATGTGGAAGAGCGTGCGCACCCGCTTTCCGATGGAGCTGCGCGACGGCCTTGAAGTGATCGCGGAAGGGCGGCTGGAGGTCTATCCGCCCGCCGGACGATATCAGCTCATCTGCACGGCGCTGTTCGAAACCGGCGAGGGAGCGCAACGGCTGGCGCTCGAACGGCTGATCGCCAAACTGGCCCAGGCCGGCTACTTCGATCCGGAACGCAAGAAGCCGATCCCGCGCATTCCCCGGCGCATCGGCATGATTACCTCCTCCACCGGCGCGGTGATCCGCGACATGAGTGACGTCTTCGCCCGGCGCTTTCCGGCGGCGGAGCTGCTACTCTACCCGGTGCAGGTGCAGGGCGAACGCGCCGTCGAATCGATCGTGCGTGCGCTCCGCTACTTCAACGACCCGCCGATTCCCGAACACCGCCCCGACGTGCTCATCGTGGCGCGAGGCGGTGGCTCTGCCGAAGACCTTCAGGCCTTCAACGACGAAGCCGTGGCCGAAGCGATCTACCAGTCGAAGATTCCGGTCATCAGCGCCGTCGGCCACGAAACCGACCTCTCGGTCGCCGACATGGTGGCCGACCTCCGCGCAGGCACGCCGTCAATCGCCGCCGAACGCGCTGTGCCCGACCGCGACGAACTGCTCCGCCACATCGACGGACTCATGCAGCGGCAATCGATCTTGATGGAGGGCAAGATTTCGGGAGCGCAACTCCAGCTCGACTCCATCACCAGCAGCTACGCCTTCAACCGCCCGGCGCAGATGCTCGGCCAGGTTGAAGAGCGGTTGGCGTTGACGGAAAAAGAGATGAAGCGAGCCATGGCTGAAAAGGTGCGTGACCGCGAACAGCAACTCCGAGCCGCCACAGACCGCCTTGAAATGCTCGACATCCAGCGAGTCCTCAAACGCGGCTTCGCGCTGGTATCGCAGGATGATCGTTACGTGACCTCAGCAAAAGCGCTCGAAGAAGGGGCGAAGATCGGCATCACATTCCACGACGGGCGGCGAGAGGCGAAGGTTACGAACCAAACCTTTCCCTGA